AATGAAACTCCTTAAATTGTCAGAAATTCTAATTGTGTACTGATTTATAAAAGTATCTATAGCTCCATAGTTCAATTCTCCAATTATAATTTTTCGTATATCTCTCTGCAATACTTTGTCAAAAGCTTTTATTGCTTTTTCAGTAGAAAGAGCTTTAAACATGCTCTTATTTTCATCTACTTTGAAATTAAAAGCCATTCCTGTTTCTTTCCACCCAGACCAGTTGATAGTAATTGTTCTCTTATTTTTTTTATTCCTATATTCAGAAAATGAATCCAAATAGGCGTTTGCAGCAGTATAATCGCTTTGACCTGGTATACCATACAGTGTATTAATTGATGAGAAATTAATAAAAAAATCGAGGTTTTGGTCTTCAGTCATTTTATCTAATAACCATGTACCTAGCGTTTTAGGTAGTAATACTTCCTCAAATTTCTTCTTTTCTTTTCTTATAATAAACCCATCACCTGCAACACCTGCACAGTGAATTACTCCATCAATCTTATAAAATTTCTTTTTTAAGTCGCCAAAAATCCATTTCATGTCACTTTCATTAGATACGTCACCTCTATAAAGGATAACTTTAGTTCCTTCACATTCTATATCCATAATATGCTTAATTCGATTGCATACCTTATTATTCATGTTTTCTTCTAAAATCTTTGGCCATTTACTTCGTTCGGGTAGTGACGATCGATTAATGAATACAAGATTGATTTTTTTAAGAGATGCTAAATACTTACTTATTTCCATTCCAATTCCACCAGCACCTCCAGTAATAATATAAACTCCATTCGGTTTAATCTTTATTTCTTTTATAGGAGCATCATCCATATTAGCCATATTAAACTCTTCAATATATCTAACTCCTTGCCGATACACTACAATTGGAACCTGATTTTTTGTACATAATTCCGCTAGAATATCCTTAACCTCAGTATCAACATCAATATCAATACATTTACATATCAAATTAGAATACTCATTTCCAATAACCTTGGAAATTCCATATAAACTTGCATTATGTGGTTTAATTACACTTTCATTTTTAGTTACCTCATATCCATAATCAGCAATTGAAATAATTTCTATGTTATTTGTTATTTTACTCTTCAATATGGCCTTTGTGCAGACAAATCACTCAAAGCACTCATTATGGAGTTACATACTTGATGTTCATCTTTTAAAACTAAAATATTTTGATGCCTCAAGCTTTGATTCTGCGTATTTACCATCTGTGGTTTCCATAAAATTTCATAGCTATCATTTGGTTTGTTTAATATTTCTCCCAACTTAAAATCCTCTTCATGTACTTTTTTTACGAGATAGTCTTCAACTTCAGTAATAATTTTCCCATCAAAACCTATCAACGTTACGTCAAACGCAACCACTTCCATTCCTTGTTCCTGCAATCCTTTTTTCCTTATGTAACTATAAAACTTATCAGGTAAAGGTGTATAACTCTTCAGCGACTTATAAGACCAAGGAAGGTAAAGTCCCTCTCCTATATTTCTGATTAGTACATTCATTGCCACATCCATTAATGAAGGATGCATAACATATGCATTCATATCTTCAATATATTCTCTAGGTAGCTCAATTTTAGCTAAAATTCCATCATCTCCAAAAGATACTGTTTTAAGACTTTTCCACCTAGGGCCTATCTCAACTGCACTTACGGGGATTTCAGCATAATTGATGACTTTTTCGGAATGAAATTTCCTTTTCAATGTTTCAATATCATATATTGGTTCGGGCTTTGAGTGAACACCTATAACTTTTCCTTCTACATATTTCACCCAAAGTTCACCATTATCACTATCCATTCTACTTGCTACAGATACTACATAATATTCCCCTTCCTGTCTGATAATTGTATGAACTTCTTTGCATTCTCCATCATTTACGATAAGGGGGGCAAGAAATGTAAAATCTTTCAGTTCAATGCTTTTTTCTTTAAAATACTTCTGACATGTAGCTAATGCAATTTCTAAGTATGTAGTACCAGGTACAACATATTTTCCATTTACCTTATGCTCATTTAAGACCCAATATTTTTCAGGTGTATATGCTGTCGAATAAATTTCTATATTCAGGGATTCTACTAATAACTTATCTAGCAAAGGATGTTCAAGTTTACTTGTATTCTTAACTGTTTCTTTGACATATAATTTTTCCTTGTTGTCTTCTCTGGATCTAACCCAACATCTTTTTTGCAAAAATGGATATGTTGGTAAACTTACTCTCGTTACTTTTTTGTTTTCATAAACTTTCTCCCAATGAATATCTGCACCATGGGTATACAACTTACACAGCTCACCTAGTACTTCTGACTGATTTTTTCTACATGACATATATATTTCTAACTTTTCATCCGCCTTATTTGTCATATCTACCTTTTCTTCTGCTGTAAGTTCATTTTTGTGTTTTTTCCTACCACCTTTAACGAATCTTACTTCACCGAAATATATACCTTTAGGATTTAAAAGATTTTCATTCAAATCTACTAAACATAGTGTAGCAAGTTTATTTTTAATATCTTGAAATCCATCAAATAATATTGCTAGCCGATAATTAAAATGGTTTCTACCTGCATTGGCCGTATAAATAATATTATCCATACTAATTTTATCAGACTTTTCATTAAAAAACTCATTATACCGCCTAATCAATTCTTTTAAAGATTCAATACTTTTAGCGGAAATTGTAAGAACATTTAACCCTTGGGTTGTTTTATTTATTTGATTTTTCTTTATCACAGGTGCTTCTTCCAAAATAATGTGGCAATTTGTACCACTTAGTCCAAAAGAGCTAATGCCACATCTTAATGGATAATCAGATTCCCAATCAATAAATCTATCATTTACATATACTGGAGACTCTTCAAAATTTATTTTTGAATTAGGTGTTTTAAAATAAATACTTGGTGGAAGTTTCTTGTTTTTTAAAGCCAATATTACCTTCATCATACTTGCAATTCCTGAGCAACAATCTAAATGCCCCACATTGGTTTTGACAGATCCAATGGCACAAAATTGTTTCTTATTTGTATACTTTTTAAAGGCCCTCTGTACTCCACTTATTTCTATAGGATCGCCCAATTTAGTACCTGTACCATGGGCCTCAATATATGAAATTGATTCTGGATTTACATGTGAATCTTCCCAAGCTTTAATAATCACTTCTTCCTGTGCAATGGGATTTGGTGTGGTTAACCCTAATGAATTTCCATCTTGATTAATTGCACTCCCTTTTATCACGGCATGTATATTATCTCCATCGTTTAAAGCTTTATATAAAGGTTTTAGAATTACGACTCCAGCCCCTTCTCCCAATCCAATCCCATCAGAACTATTATCAAAGGTCTTACACCTAAAATCAGATGACTGAGTACCAATTCCCCAACTAGCCTCTCCCCTTATCGGGAATAAAATTACTTTTACTCCCCCTGCAATAGCCGCATCACACTCTCCTTTTCTTATGCTCTGGCATGCTAAATGTACTGCAACAAGGGCAGATGAACAAGCCGTATCAACTACCAGGCTTGGTCCCTTGAAATCCAGTAAATATGAAATTCTACTTGCAATAATCGATTTGATATTACCCGCAGTAGAAATTCCTATAGATTCAGAAGACATTGTTTGAACATATTTTCTATAATCGTCATGGAAATCATTGCTGAATCCAAGATATACACCTGTTTTTGTTCCTCTTATTTTCTTACTATTATATCCAGCATCCTCAATTGCTGACCATACAGTTTCTAAAAATATTCTTTGATTTGGATCCATTAAACTTGCTTCTCTTGGAGAAAGTCCAAAAAAATTGTAGTCAAATTGATCCACATGATTTAAAAACCCGGCTTCAATGAACTTCATCCCTTCTTTTGATAAGCCTAAACTATATAGTTGTTCCACATAATTCGTTATTTCACTGGCTCTATCTTCTGGAAATTTTCGAATACAATCTCTGCCATTTTTTAAGATATTCCAATATTCCTTTAAATTCTCTGCCTCTGCAAATCTTCCACTAATTCCAATAATAGCAATATCATGTCTTGAAGTGTCTTGAAATTTAATTGAATCGTCTTTTGTTACATCTCTTAAGTTCACTTTTTTTAGTTCTGCTAACTGCATCTTCATTTTCTCTCCTTTCTTTCAGCAAATCTTTTCCTAATCAGCAGGCATCATAAAATCCGAGAATAAATGACGCGTTCCAGTTTCATTAAATATCTGATTAAATCTCTCAATTTGCTCTTTTTGTGGTGTCCTTTTTGTAATAAACACAGATCTCATCATCTTCAGTGCTTCTCTCATTTGTTCAATTGTCGGTTCTTTCTCTTCTTTCTCAATCTCTGCTTGAATTTCCTTTACCTTTCTATATGGTTGGATTACTCCCTTTTCATATTCTTTATCATCCCAATTGTTGTTCTTTGTACAAACTGCTATTGCCATACTTCTTGTTATTACACTCATTTTATTATCTTTTTCTATAGATCCTATGTTTCTATTCATATTCAATTCCGTCTTTAGTACCTGTACATCTTCTTCCTTATCATATGAATAGACCTTTATTCGTTTACTATTTTTCTTCATTAAATTCTTAAGTACAGTCTTAGGTCCCAGTTCGATACCTATTTCTACTTTATTTTTCTCCAGATATTCTATCGTTGCTTGCCATTTTACTGGTTCTACTATCTGTTTCTTTAAGTTCTTTACAATTCTACTACTGTCCTCATAAGGCAAAGCTGTTATATTAGACATTACCGGCCATTTCAATTTGCTATATTCGTATTTAGTTAGTTCATTTTCAAATTTTTCCGATGCTAATTTCATTAATGGACTATGGAATGGCGCACTCACATTTAAAGGTATAATTCCCCCTCCCTTTTCATAAAGGTTTGCTGCCACCTCTTCAACAGCGTCCTTATATCCAGATATTACAACTTGATCCCATGCATTGTAATTTGATATGACAACCAACTTTCCCCATTCTCTCTTAATCTTGCACTCATCTTCAATCTCCTTCCAACTCAACCCGCTAATTGCTGCCATTGAGCCTGTTCCAAATGCAGTAGCTTCCTGCATAAACTTTCCACGGTTACGTACCATTTTTACTGCATCTTGAAACTGTATTGCACCAGCACACGATAATGCTGTAATCTCTCCTAAGCTATGACCCGCTAAATATGACGGTTCTATTCCTATTTCCTGCATATAAACTCTGAACATTGCCACACCCATTGTTAAAATGGCAGGCTGTGTATTTTCTGTCATTGTAAGTTTCTCCATATTACCTTCAAAGCATAATTTTCTAATGTCAAATCCTAGTACATCATTTGCTTCTTCAAACGTTTCTTTAGCTATTGGATATCCTTCATAGAACTTCTTCCCCATACCTATATACTGGGAACCTTGTCCTGGAAATAATAATGCTACTTTTTTCATAACTTAACCCATCCTCTCTATATATGAATTTGTATTCTGTTTAAAAACTTTGAAATTAAATAGCAATCGGGTATAAAGTAAAGTGTTACTCCGTGTCCATAGCTATACTTTTTAATAATTTTATATATGCATATGACATTTCTACTACTTTGCTCTTTCGTAATTTTGATGCATTATATTCAAATATTAAAATCATAGTATCCTCTTCTTCCTCTACTTTCATAATGAAATCATATACGTCAATTAATTTGCCAATCATGTCTTTTCTATTTGTAAACAAAGGTATAACAAGATTCTGTTCTGTAACAACTCTTATATCTATACTGCCAAATTCATATATTTCTGATGGTTTTAATTGTTTACGGATTTGTTCTATAGATTCTACGAGTTCTCCTAGTTCTGTAAAATCTTCTACATTAATGTTTATAGGAAATATTCCATTTATACTATCTAATGCCACCTGAACTATGACTTCATCTTTCTCACACATTTCATGCAACATGTATATATATATGGAAAGCAAAACATCCTCTACTCTCACCTTACTATTTTGTAATACTTTTATAATTTTTTCCACTATCCATTCATCAATTTGAAATCGCAGGATCGTATCTTCATTTTCCTCATCAATATTTATAAAATATTCCTCTGGAAACTTAATACCTTTTAATTCTAATTTTTTCTTTCCTTTCACTTCATCTTCACTTATAAATTGTGCTAATTTTGAGATAGTTGGATATGCAAAGATATCTGCCACTTCTACTTTACCCGGATATAGTTTATCTATCCGCGTATGCATTTGCACCAATAGTAGAGAATTGCCTCCTAATTCAAAAAAGACATCGTTTATTCCTACTTCTTCTCTCTCCAATACATCTTCCCATATATCTACAAGTTGTTTTTCCACTTGTGTTGTTGGTGCTTTATACTCGATTTTCAAACTATTTCTGCCAGTATCATGCTCTGGAAGTGCTTTTTTGTCTATTTTTCCATTAGGAGTTAACGGCATGCATTTTATTGGCACGAAATATGAAGGTATCATGTAATCTGGAAGTTCTTTCAACATATGCTCTCTAAGTTTAGAAACTCCTATTTCCATATCAGCAACATAATATGCTATCAGATATTTATCTCCTGTTGAATTTTCTCTAGATATAACAACGCACTCTTTTATCCCTTTGCATGTGCCTAATGATTTTTCTATCTCACTCAATTCTATTCTGTAGCCTCTTATCTTTACTTGATTATCTATCCTGCCTAAAAATTCCACAGTTCCATCCGGTTGCCATTTAGCTAAATCTCCTGTTCTATATATTTTCTCATTTACTTTATATGGATTATTAAAAAACTTTTCCTTAGTAAGATCCTTTCTGTTTAAATACCCCCTTGCAACACCATCACCACCAATACACAATTCACCACTCACTCCTATTGGCTGAAGTTTGTTGTTTTTATCTATAATATATATTTGTGTATTTGATATAGGCTTTCCTATACTTATCTCATTTATATCCGTTAACTCTTTTACCATTGACCATACAGTAGCTTCTGTTGGACCATACATATTAAATATTTTTCCGTAATATACCTGTTTTAGCTGATGCAGTAATTCATCTGGTAAAGCTTCTCCACCTATCATTACATCTTTTAAATATTTAAAGCATGTCAAATCACTTCCTCCTCTCATCAAAAGCTTTAGTCTTGATGGTGTCACTTGCATCATATCAACCTTATTTTTTATAATTAAATTATTTAACAATTTAGCATCTATTTGTTCATTCTCATCTGCTATTATAATCTTTAGTCCCTTACATAATGGTAATAACGTTTCTAATACAAAAATATCAAAGGATATTGTAGTAAGATTTAGTATAATCTTTCCTGCTGTAAAATTTATTATATTAGATATTCCATTTATAAAGTTATTAACAGACTGATGTTCTAACATCACTCCTTTGGGCTTCCCTGTGGATCCTGACGTGTATATGACATATGCAAGATTTTGGGCATTATTCAAAATCCTAAGATTAGTAATACTCATTTCTGCATATGCATTCGAACTAAACAAATCTATGATTTCCCCCTTAAATTCTATTTTGTCTAAAAGACTTTGCTGAGTAAGTAATATGTTAGTTTTACTGTCCTCTAACATATACTGTATTCTATCCACTGGATATCCAGGATCAATTGGCAGATACGCACCTCCAGCTTTCAACACGCCTATAATTCCTATAAGCATTTCTGGTGAACGTTCTACCATAATTCCTACAATATTATCAGCTCCTACTCCATTGTTTCTTAACAACCTTGCTAGCTGATTCGATTTTTCATTTAATTGCTTATATGTCAATGTTTGATTTTTAAACACAACAGCTGTATCTTTAGGTGTCCGTGCTACTTGTTGTTCAAATAATTCCTGAATTGTTTTCTCTTTTGCATAATTTAATGCTGTATTATTAAAATCATATAATAGATGTTCACGTTCTATTTTATCCAACACTTCTATGTCTTCAATCTTTACATTTGGGTTCCTCATAACCTCTTTTAGTATATTCATAAAATACTTTGAAAATTTTTCGATTGTGTCTCTCTCAAATAAATCACAGTCATACTCAATCATAAAACTAATGTCGCTATCTTTTTCAAATGCCTGAAATGTGATATCATATACACTTAAGTGATTATGAAAAACATGAGGAATAATGGTTAGTTCATCTGTATTAAATTCTTTTATGTAAGAGTTATCCTGTAGAATAAACATTGTATCAAATAGAGGATTTCTACTCAAATCACGTTGTATATCAATGTTTTCTATTAGATTTTCAAACTGATAATCCTGGTGTTCCAATGCAAGAAGAACATTTTTTCTCACTTCCTTAAGAAAATCTATAAATTTTTTATTCCCTTCTATTTTGCTTCTAATCGCAAGTGTATTTATAAAAATTCCCAATAGGTTTTCCAAATCTTTATGAATTCTTCCCGATGTTGGGGTTCCAACCACAATATCTTCTTGACCCGTTAATTTCCACAGCAAACAATTATACGTGGCAAGGGAAACCATATATAACGTGGTTTTAGTTTGAACAGTAAATTGCTTTAATGCCTCAACTAATGTATTTTCAAGTTCAAATCTGTAACAATCGCCTTTAAAACTTCGATTTGAAGGTCTGGGATTATCAGTTGGTAGATTTAACAAAGGTATTTGTCCACTGAAAACCTTAAGCCAATATGATTCTTGTTTTTTTAACAATGGTTGTTGAAGAATATTATTTTGCCAAGCTGCAAAATCTTTATATTGTATTTTTAATTCAGGCAGATTATCACCATTATACAGAGAGAATAGTTCACTCATTAAAATTCCCAACGATGTTCCGTCGAAAATAATATGATGAATATCCAAGATAAGAAAATGTTTATCTTCACTAATCTTTATAATACCTACTCTAAATAGTGGAAGTTTTTTAAGATCAAATGGCCTTATAAATCTATTCATCAACTTTGTGAATTCATGCTCTTTAGCCGTATAGCATTGAATATCAATAGACAATCTTTTACTCACTCTTTGAATAGGAATACCATCTACAAAATCAAAAGAAGTTCTTAAAATCTCATGCCTGCTTATTATTTCTTTAAATGCATTACTTAATCTATCAATATCAATCATTCCATGGATCTCAAGATACGTACATATATTATAAGCTATTCCCGAATTTTGTAGATGATCAATAACTAACATTCGTTTTTGTGCAGAAGAGACAGGATAATAATCGGAGTTACTTACTTTTTCTATAGGTGAATACGGAATTACATTCTTGCCATTATCTTTATGAAAATCCTCACTTAAAAATAATGCAAGATCAGAAATTGTTCTATGTTGTAATAATTCACTAACCTTTATATTGATTTTTAAACGCTCATGAATTACATTCAGTATTTTCATGGCTATAATTGAATTGCCACCAAGATTATAAAAATCTTCATTAACATTAATACCTTCAAATCCAAGAATTTCTTCCCATATTTTTTTTATTTGTAACTTTAAATTAAAATCATCTCCACTGATTATAATTTGTTCCTTATTGCTATGACATGGTAATACATTTCTTACATCTACTTTATTGTTTGTTTTAGTAATTCCAGCTCTTTCTCTATTCAGATCTAACTTAATCCAACATCTTTTATCCTCAAATGGATACCCTGGAAGATTAACTCTGTTATGTAACTCATTATTATATAATATATTCCAATCCACATTTGCTCCCTTCACATAAAGCTTGCAGACCTCACTCAAAATATCAAATTCCTGCTTTCCTCCAAGAATATATTCTTTTAACTTCCGATTTGCCTCAAAATTCATTTGTCTTTTTTCATTTATCGTTAAATTTACTACATTATCTGTTGCAAAATATCCTTTAGATAAATCACTCTCAGTGCATTCAAGAGATTTATCTTTATATAATTTATTAAGTTTACATTTTAGTTCATCTATGTTCCGTATGATAAGGGAAATTCTATAATCAAAATGCATCCTTCCCGTATTAGCAGTAAAACAAATATTATCCAAATCCATAGATTCGTCCATATTTAAAAACTTTAAATAATCAACAATTAATCTCTTTAATATCTCTTTCTTCTTAGCAGATAATGTTATTACTTTATATTTGGATTCTCTGCATATAACTTTTTTAGGTAATTGAGGTGCTTCTTCAAGAATTAAGTGACAGTTTGTCCCACTAATTGCAAAAGAACTTACCCCACACCTTCTTGGATAGTCTTCTACTTCCCACTCACGTAATCTATCATTAATATATATAGCTGTTTCCTCAAAATTGATATCATAATTAGGTGTTGTAAAATTTAATAAAGGTGGTAATTCTTTATGTTTTAGCGATAAAATCGCTTTTACCATTCCAGCAATTCCTGAAGCTTCATATAAATGTCCCATATTAGTTTTCAGTGTACTTACAGCACAAAATTGTTTTCTATTTGTAAACTTTTCAAAAGCGTTGTTAATACCTTCAATTTCAATAGAATCACCTAATTTTGTTCCTGTTCCGTGTACTTCAATGTAGGATATTGTTTCTGGATTTATTTTTGAGGCCTTCCAAGCATCAACAATCACTTGCGTCTGAGAATCAACATTTGGTGCAGTAATTCCTCCTGTAACTCCATCCTGATTTACTGCACTTCCTTTAATAACAGCATAAATACTATCTCTATCGTCTAGAGCTTTATCTAAAGGTTTCAATAATAATCCAACTATACCTTCACCCATGGCAGTCCCATCAGCACTATTATCGAATGTTCTTGTTTCAAAACTAGGAGATTCTATTCCAATACGAACTTTGTTTTGAAGTGGGAACAAATTTATCCTAATCCCACCCGCTATAGCCATATCACACTCACCATTGCTAATGCCCTTACATGCCAAATGAACAGCTACCATAGATGAAGAGCACGCAGTATCAACAACCATACTAGGCCCTTTTAGATTTAAAATATATGCTAACCTCCTCGGTATGAATGAAGGAATGTTTCCAAGCATCGCCATGGATGTAAATGATGGTTCTACTTCTGAAACCATCCTAAAATAATTATATTCCAAATCCGTCGAGTACCCGACATATATACCTGTTTTACTACCTGAAAGTTTATCTATGCCATATCCTGCATCTTCAATAGCTCTCCATGCTGTTTCAAGAAATAATCGTTGACCAGGATCCATCAAACGTGCTTCATTGGGTGAAAGTTTAAAAAACTCATAGTCAAATTTATCAATATCATTTAAGAAAGCACCTTGTATATATTTTTGCTTATTTTTTGACATTCCAGACCATGTAAGATATTGATCTGTATCCATTTTACGGTTATTTGGAAATTTAATAACACACCTTTTTCCACTTCGTATATTATTCCAATAATCATTTAAAGTTTGAGCCATAGGCATATTTATTGACATTCCTATTATAGCTATATCTTTCATACTGTTAGTCTCTGAAGTATTTAACATTTTAATCAGGTTCACAGCTATTTGTCTGTCTAGATAACCTGCTCTTTCATTTTCTATAATGTATTTAAAAACATTTTTCACTCTTCCATTCACCTCATCTTTGATCTAAAATATCAATAATTTCATTAACCGTATAATCTCCTTTATCCAATCCTTCAAAAAGCTTATCTATGCGTTTTTCCTGTTTTTCATCTTTCTTACTTACATTACTTATATATTGAGATAATTCTGAAACAGTTGGATGTGCAAAAATTTGTGCAACAGATACTTTTCTTTGGAAGCATCCATTCAACTCTTTACATGTTTTTGCAATTAGAATTGAATCCATACCCATTTCTATTAAATTATCATGAATGTCTATTTTAGATTTTCCTAAAATACTTTTGCAAATTGATAATACAGTTCTTTCAACAACAGTATCTGCACATTTAATCTTTCTATTATTCGTAAATTCTTCTGACAACATATTCATCCTACGAGATACCCCTTCAAACTTACCTAGTTTATAGATTTCTGCAATTTTATATCGTTGAATTTTCCCACTATCCGTTCGAGGAAATTCTCTAACAGGTAATACATCCTTAATATTTAACCCCATACACTTCATTACATGTTGTTTGATTTTGAAAGTTAATAGTGTAAATTTCTCCAAATTAACGTCAGTCAGAACAAAAATAATCACTTCTTCTCTATGCATTTCTTTATTATATATACCACATGCAGCAACCCTTCCTGATCCAACGCCATCTACTTGTTCTACAATTCTCTCTATATCGTGTGGATAGTAATTACACCCATTAATAAAAACTATATCTTTTGCTCTTCCGGTGATAACCAAACGTCCATTGTGCATAAAACCCAAATCTCCTGTATTCAACCACCCTTCCTCGTTGATTGCTTCGGAAGTAGCACCTTGGTTATTATAATATCCCTTGATCACATTCTTTCCTTTGATATAAATATTTCCTATAGTATTCTCTCCTAGAACACTCCTCCCATTATCAACAATTTGCACCGAGCAGTTAGATAATGGGGATCCTACATCCACAAAACTAATTGCTTTCATTATACTCATTTCAGTATTAATAAAATTTACATGTTTTCCTGTGATTATTTGATTTCGATCAATACTCAACACTTTCATATCCTCATTAATTGGAGGATATGAAATGCCTAAAGTTGCCTCAGTCATTCCATATGCTGGATACATACTTGTTCTGCGAAGTCCATAAACAGCTAATGCATCCATAAACTCTTGAATCAATGAAGCATCAATTGGTTCTGCACCGTTCAAAATTAGACGTACACATGATAATTCCCATTTAATCGCTTTGCTACGCTTAAAATGTGATAGAAAATATCTATATCCAAAATTTGGGGAAACAATATATGTAGATCTACGTTTATTAACTTCATCAATCCATTGAACTGGTTTTTGTAAGAATAAATCTGTCGACATAATACAGTGATTAAGATTTGCTCTAAGAGGCAAGACATGAAATCCAATCATACCCATATTATGATTTAATGGCATCCAACTAAAAAATGAATCCTTTGAGGTTATTTGAGTTCGTTCTATAATATCATCTATATTGGCTATTACATTAGCATGCGTAATTGGAGCCCCTTTGGGTTCACCTGTTGAACCAGAAGAAAATTGTATAAACGCTATATCATTAGCCTTACTTTTTTTTATAACACCATCATGACCGTCTACGCTTATTTCTTCTAAAGTAAAAGTTCTTTTTTTAATATCATTTATATTTTCTAAACACTCATGCATAACTGCATAATTTTCAAGATTTAATAAAGTATCTCGATCTGTAATCAAATAAGGATTATTTAATTGTTTCCATATTCTGAAAAGATTTAATTTTTGCTCATGATTATTACCACTAGTAACATGTACTGGAATAATTCGTCCTAATATACAAGCCCAGAAAAACATAATACACTTTTTGTTATCTTGTATTTGGAATATTAGTTCATCATTTTGACTTATACCCATTTTTTGTAATTGATATAATAAATGATGTGCCATTATATATAAATTTCTAAATGATATAATCTCTTCTTTATTATCA
This window of the Clostridium kluyveri DSM 555 genome carries:
- a CDS encoding beta-ketoacyl synthase N-terminal-like domain-containing protein, which encodes MKMQLAELKKVNLRDVTKDDSIKFQDTSRHDIAIIGISGRFAEAENLKEYWNILKNGRDCIRKFPEDRASEITNYVEQLYSLGLSKEGMKFIEAGFLNHVDQFDYNFFGLSPREASLMDPNQRIFLETVWSAIEDAGYNSKKIRGTKTGVYLGFSNDFHDDYRKYVQTMSSESIGISTAGNIKSIIASRISYLLDFKGPSLVVDTACSSALVAVHLACQSIRKGECDAAIAGGVKVILFPIRGEASWGIGTQSSDFRCKTFDNSSDGIGLGEGAGVVILKPLYKALNDGDNIHAVIKGSAINQDGNSLGLTTPNPIAQEEVIIKAWEDSHVNPESISYIEAHGTGTKLGDPIEISGVQRAFKKYTNKKQFCAIGSVKTNVGHLDCCSGIASMMKVILALKNKKLPPSIYFKTPNSKINFEESPVYVNDRFIDWESDYPLRCGISSFGLSGTNCHIILEEAPVIKKNQINKTTQGLNVLTISAKSIESLKELIRRYNEFFNEKSDKISMDNIIYTANAGRNHFNYRLAILFDGFQDIKNKLATLCLVDLNENLLNPKGIYFGEVRFVKGGRKKHKNELTAEEKVDMTNKADEKLEIYMSCRKNQSEVLGELCKLYTHGADIHWEKVYENKKVTRVSLPTYPFLQKRCWVRSREDNKEKLYVKETVKNTSKLEHPLLDKLLVESLNIEIYSTAYTPEKYWVLNEHKVNGKYVVPGTTYLEIALATCQKYFKEKSIELKDFTFLAPLIVNDGECKEVHTIIRQEGEYYVVSVASRMDSDNGELWVKYVEGKVIGVHSKPEPIYDIETLKRKFHSEKVINYAEIPVSAVEIGPRWKSLKTVSFGDDGILAKIELPREYIEDMNAYVMHPSLMDVAMNVLIRNIGEGLYLPWSYKSLKSYTPLPDKFYSYIRKKGLQEQGMEVVAFDVTLIGFDGKIITEVEDYLVKKVHEEDFKLGEILNKPNDSYEILWKPQMVNTQNQSLRHQNILVLKDEHQVCNSIMSALSDLSAQRPY
- a CDS encoding SDR family NAD(P)-dependent oxidoreductase; protein product: MKSKITNNIEIISIADYGYEVTKNESVIKPHNASLYGISKVIGNEYSNLICKCIDIDVDTEVKDILAELCTKNQVPIVVYRQGVRYIEEFNMANMDDAPIKEIKIKPNGVYIITGGAGGIGMEISKYLASLKKINLVFINRSSLPERSKWPKILEENMNNKVCNRIKHIMDIECEGTKVILYRGDVSNESDMKWIFGDLKKKFYKIDGVIHCAGVAGDGFIIRKEKKKFEEVLLPKTLGTWLLDKMTEDQNLDFFINFSSINTLYGIPGQSDYTAANAYLDSFSEYRNKKNKRTITINWSGWKETGMAFNFKVDENKSMFKALSTEKAIKAFDKVLQRDIRKIIIGELNYGAIDTFINQYTIRISDNLRSFINKKLRMKKENYQKNSRKKEEISEVVIKGKAKNDINEFDLRLAQIWGEVLGITEVDINDDFYDIGGDSILATDLLRYLEKEFRDLVNIVDVFTYSTIDKMSKYLNTKINKKGTVDVEERVKENKNQVLERISKRYEQPKIYIFNDNNIVFTETVSHNSGASNCYVWGDGKECVIIDPGIDADIILNAIQQASMNIKYIILTHCHIDHIMSVKKLMGKTGTQLLVPKEDVDLLKYIVKPEHIFISRYLKNDDQINIGNLKLKVIHVGGHTKGSICLKSEQQLFTGDVLFKLSIGNPDKEWGGSYSQIIESIKNKLFMLKDEINIFPGHGEPTTVGYEKKNNPFINLDYTK
- the fabD gene encoding ACP S-malonyltransferase, which translates into the protein MKKVALLFPGQGSQYIGMGKKFYEGYPIAKETFEEANDVLGFDIRKLCFEGNMEKLTMTENTQPAILTMGVAMFRVYMQEIGIEPSYLAGHSLGEITALSCAGAIQFQDAVKMVRNRGKFMQEATAFGTGSMAAISGLSWKEIEDECKIKREWGKLVVISNYNAWDQVVISGYKDAVEEVAANLYEKGGGIIPLNVSAPFHSPLMKLASEKFENELTKYEYSKLKWPVMSNITALPYEDSSRIVKNLKKQIVEPVKWQATIEYLEKNKVEIGIELGPKTVLKNLMKKNSKRIKVYSYDKEEDVQVLKTELNMNRNIGSIEKDNKMSVITRSMAIAVCTKNNNWDDKEYEKGVIQPYRKVKEIQAEIEKEEKEPTIEQMREALKMMRSVFITKRTPQKEQIERFNQIFNETGTRHLFSDFMMPAD